The genome window AAAATCATTGTTGCGGACCGCCTGTGTTCCCGTCGCATCACCATCTCCGGTACCGCCCTGGGTCGTGAACGATCTGGCCGCAGACCACGGACCGTTCCCTCCTGCATTGGCGCCGCGCACTCTCCAGTAGTACAAAGTACTGGCGGCAAGCGATGCGGGGGTATAGGTGTTGTTGGTCAACCCGCTCACATCCACGGCCGTCGTGGCGAACGACGATGCCGTTGCGATCTGCACCTGATAGGTCTGCGCCGTCGTGAGCGACGTCCAGGTGAGCGCCGGGGTGAGCGCGACACCGGAGGTACCGTTCGCAGGTGATGCGAGCTGGACCGTACCCGGGGCACTGACCGTAGGGGTGCCCTGCGTGGTGAACGACCTGGTCACAGACCACGGGCCCGTTCCACCCGTGTTCGTCGCACGGACCCGCCAGTAGTACACCGTACCGGCGGTGAGTGAGGCGAGTGTATAGGATGTCCCTGTCAACCCACTCGCGTTCGCAACGGTCGTGGCAAAGGATGAGGACGTGGAGACCTGCACCTGGTACGACTGTGCGGAGGTGATCGCCGTCCATGCGAGCGCGGGCGCCAGTGATGCGCCGGTTGCCCCATCTGCCGGCGAAGCAAGCACCACCGCTGTTGGCACAGCCACCGGTGGGATGACCGGCGGAGTGCCGGTGCTACCGAACTCGAACGCCCCGATGTCCGGAGCATTGCCAGTATAGGTGAGACTGACGCCGGCACCCGCAGTCCATGTGCGCGGTTCACTGAGCGTTATGCTGTTGCGCGCATGGTCAATGGACACAATGCGCACGGGCGCCCCACCCCCGATACGGATGGTGTCACCCCCGGTGACATCAAAACCGTCGCAGAAGAAGTACGCATCCTCCACGGTGAGCACGGTCGCGTTCGTACCGCCCGAGGTGGTCGCGGTCAAAGCACCCCCCGCGTCGATCGCCGGAGACCCCGCGGCCAGGGTGAAATCCCAGGCCGGATCGTATCCGGAGGGATAGGCGGGAACGTTGGTGAACCGGGGATCCGCTTCCACGGAGGCTGCATCCTTCCCCTTCATGTACGCATATCCACTGTGCGTCGCGAGCACATTCTTCCACTCCGCCAGCCCGACGGCCGTCACACGGTTACCATTCATCCGGTGATAGAACCTGGTCAGCGCGCCCGAGTCGAAGTAGAGATTGTTATTCAGGTCGAATTTGTCGCCCCAATCCATCAGCCAGTCGTAGACCCCGACGTTCGGCTGTGCCCCCACGATGTTATTGATGAATGCACGATCGTATGCCGGGTAGTTCCATGCCCTGATCGCTGTATGCGCGGTACCAGTCTGGTTCGGTCCCTGCCACGTCCGCCGGTTGTTGAGGATCGTGTTGCTGAAGTAGTGGTCCCCCTCCGCCATCTCCATGCCGGTCGAATGATCCCAGATGACGTTACCGCGGATGATCGTGTATCGCGTGGGAGTGTTCGGGTTCGATGTCACCCCCCCGCCGCTCCCGGCATCGTGGCCGCCGATGGGACCGTCATCATCCCCCAACGAACTGTAAATGAGATTGTGTTCAATGATGGTATGTCCGGCACCCTTCAGATCGATCGCATTTTCAGCGGCATTGCCCATCCGGTTATAGCGAACGATCGTGCCCCGGTTGTGCAGCACGCTGGTCGGGTCGCCATAATCCACCTCGAATTGGATATTGTCCTCGATGAACGAGGTGTCCAGCTGGCAGTATTCGATCAATGTCGCGTGATACTCCGTGTCGCCACCCGGGGCACCACCCACATCAAGATTGTTCTGCCCGGTCGCGTGCACCGTATCATAGCGCAGCACAACGTACCGCGGCGCAGAGCCGGCGAGCACGATGCCGAACACCTGGCCACGCACGTAGCAATGCTCCAGCGTCACGTGATGCCCGCCCACCGCGATGCCCCGCGAAATGGCGTTCTTCACGTAGATATTGTCGAACACATCGCCGTACGAGACCACACGGTTGTACCGGAAGGTGATGTAATCACCATCCAGCGTGACCCAGTACGTGGAATTGCCGAGGATCCTGAAATTGTTCTGGTTCGTGATCAGGAATCCCTCGATCACGACATGACTCGTAGGCACATCCACCACATTCAGGCCGCCCGTCGGGGACCCGTCGATCTCCGCCTGCTCGCCCGGATAACTCTTGTAGACGATGGGGTTCCCCGGACTCCCGGCATTGGAGGGGATGAACCGTTCATGATAGACACCGCCGCGAACGAGTACCGTATCGCCCGGCTGCAACCCGGAACTTGCCCGGCCCAGGGTGCGCCAGGGAGCCGCCAGTGTACCCGCGCTGCCATCGTTCCCGGACGTGGAGACAACATATGTGCGTGCCGGTGACACACTCTGCATCGCCATGAGCAATGCTGAAACTGCGATAGTCCGTATCCAGCGCATAGCCTTCCCTCCTCGATACCTCTTCGAATGCCCACCGCGTCGGACGGATCCCCGTTGGTCCACCTGAATTCTGAAACGCCGGCGATGCCACACTCTGATCGAACGCTCATGAGAATCAGTACTCCCGGATCACTTCTCTGATCCCGCCCCGACCGATCGCCGTTCGAAGAGAGGGCAACAGCTGCTGCCGT of Ignavibacteriota bacterium contains these proteins:
- a CDS encoding T9SS type A sorting domain-containing protein, yielding MRWIRTIAVSALLMAMQSVSPARTYVVSTSGNDGSAGTLAAPWRTLGRASSGLQPGDTVLVRGGVYHERFIPSNAGSPGNPIVYKSYPGEQAEIDGSPTGGLNVVDVPTSHVVIEGFLITNQNNFRILGNSTYWVTLDGDYITFRYNRVVSYGDVFDNIYVKNAISRGIAVGGHHVTLEHCYVRGQVFGIVLAGSAPRYVVLRYDTVHATGQNNLDVGGAPGGDTEYHATLIEYCQLDTSFIEDNIQFEVDYGDPTSVLHNRGTIVRYNRMGNAAENAIDLKGAGHTIIEHNLIYSSLGDDDGPIGGHDAGSGGGVTSNPNTPTRYTIIRGNVIWDHSTGMEMAEGDHYFSNTILNNRRTWQGPNQTGTAHTAIRAWNYPAYDRAFINNIVGAQPNVGVYDWLMDWGDKFDLNNNLYFDSGALTRFYHRMNGNRVTAVGLAEWKNVLATHSGYAYMKGKDAASVEADPRFTNVPAYPSGYDPAWDFTLAAGSPAIDAGGALTATTSGGTNATVLTVEDAYFFCDGFDVTGGDTIRIGGGAPVRIVSIDHARNSITLSEPRTWTAGAGVSLTYTGNAPDIGAFEFGSTGTPPVIPPVAVPTAVVLASPADGATGASLAPALAWTAITSAQSYQVQVSTSSSFATTVANASGLTGTSYTLASLTAGTVYYWRVRATNTGGTGPWSVTRSFTTQGTPTVSAPGTVQLASPANGTSGVALTPALTWTSLTTAQTYQVQIATASSFATTAVDVSGLTNNTYTPASLAASTLYYWRVRGANAGGNGPWSAARSFTTQGGTGDGDATGTQAVRNNDFESGTQDWTLAMGTGTGSLATANPGFSGSAAARVTISSVSNNMQLYQQGITLAASSYYKLTFSAYSSTGHDLSVGVLQHVAPFTNYGVPGRKFPMSTGWRTRTVYFQTKNFTSTVSDARLQFAFQPYAASGDRYWLDGVTLQRVSSVPAPTSPKLVGPSAGATDMPTMVTLRWTEADGADTYQVQVAKDAGFSTTVYDTLVADTLVSAASLLNSTTYYCRVRASNAGGAGAFSSPGTFTTAAKGDTPGKRPDLPLEIQLDQNYPNPFNPATMIRYRLIGATHVSLIVYNTLGAAVAVLADEVQEEGEHSVRFNGEGLPSGAYFYRLHADGIVETRKMILMR